The Capra hircus breed San Clemente chromosome 25, ASM170441v1, whole genome shotgun sequence nucleotide sequence CTGTGCCCACCCAGGAGTGGCCCCAGGAGGGCCGCACCTGCCTGCTCCCGGCTCCCCAGGCTGGGCTGGCCGGGCTGGGGCCAGTCGGATCAGGACTGCAGCTGCCCATCAGCCGTGGCGACAGCAGATAGCATCGCGCCCACCCCCCACGGCCTCCAGAGCTGGGGTGTAGGCGGCTGGGTAGGGAGTGCTCTGGGTGACAGACACAGGCTGAACCCCACCTTCCAGGGGCTTCCTGGAGGGACTTTGGGGCTGAGGGCTGAGCCATGCACGAggggtctggagaatccccaggtcCTGAATCTGAGGGAGCCCCCTCCCACTTCAGCTCCCTATTAGCACCCCGACTTCTCagcacccactggacagatgtaaGCCTCACTCTGCAGGAGGTGTGTGATCCCCGCATCACAGGTGCAGAAACAGGACCCAACGTGTAGCCTGTGTGGGGGCACCCCCACCCTGGGCTCCGGTGAGTGAGCTAGCCAGCAGGCCAGGGGCACAGCCCTTCCCTCAGTCCTGAACTTATGGTCTGGCTGGAGGACGGAGCTGGTGCTATCCCCTGAGATGGTGGCAGTAGAGGCCTTGGACCCCTGGGGAGGGTGGCTGGGTGGACCTTGAGTGCAACCAGCTGGGCAGGTTGAGGAATGTCCCAGaggccagtgcaaaggccccaaGGCGGGAATGCGGCGGTGCTGGAGGGTGTCTGGCGGGTAGCAGCTGAGTGCCGGGCTCCTTCCTTCAGGTTTCCTTGGGCTGCAGCTCAAAGGCCACCTGGCCAGAGCTCTGCCGGCCCCTCCCCGAGGCCAGGTGGCTCCTCCCATACCCTTGAGCTCTggtttccaacaacacaggactGCCGCCCAGGGAGCCTGGTCCCAGGTAGGAGACCCCTCCCCCTGCCAGAGAGGCCTAGGAAAGGACCCCTGCTTTACCCATCAGGGCTGGAGGTCTCCAACAAGGTCCcgttcctctgcctttagagAAACAATGCTCATccatcacccctcccccacctcggACAGCGAGGTGCCCTGAGCTCCTCTTGAACCTCAGGGCGGAACAACAGCCGTCCGGGGGTCGTGTGTCTCTCAGAACTGTGCTCAGGGACCACAGCCGGGAAAACAGGGCCCAGAGGCACGACTGGCAGTCGGGGCGTGGTGGGACAGTcaggtctgtaggtcaggagggCACCAGGATGCCAGGAAGCCGTGTTGGGCCCGCAGCGCTGCCCGGCACACGGTGGGCTGTTACTTGTCTTGCAGCCCCATGCTTGGCTGGGCTGGAGGACTGGCTCAGAGACGCTGAGGCCGTGACAGCCACCCAGCGCCTGCTCCCGGGCCTCCTGTTTGGACTTCCTGGGCCTCCCTGACCAGCGCCTCAGCCACGGCCCAGGGACGGTGCCCCGCACTGGACCTTCCCGGAGACCCTGCCTGCTGCCGGCGGCCCCAGCTGCTTGGGCAGATCCCAGCGCCCGCTGCGGCTACCGGGGGACCCCGGGGCCTGCACTGCTCCCCAGACGGCCTGCTCTTTCTGACAGCGGGTACCGCACCCTGCGTCCACGTGCTGGACCTCGAGGGACGCTCCATCTGCCACCTGCCCTGCCACGTGCCAGGAGCTGGGGCTTTTGTGCCAGAAGATGTGGCGGTGACGGCCGCTGGGCTCGTGGTGGTCAGCGACCTGGTCCACGGGGCTGTCCGTGCCCTCCAGCACACTGCCCGAGCCCCTCAAGGCCGCTGGGTGACGGTGGGCTCCTTCTCCGCCCCCCGGGGGCTGGCTGTAGATGCCTTTGGCCGCCTCTTGGTGACAGACTACGTGCCTGGGGCTGTGCACAGCTTCACACTGGGCCCTGACTTGGCGCCACTGGCCCCTGCCTCCCTGCTGGACCTGGAGGGCCCCTGCTGGGTGGGCCTGGCGCCCGACGGGGGCCTGGCTGTGAGCGAGGAGTTTGGGGACGTACGGCTGTTTGGCAGTGCCCGCCAGCCCCTGGGCTCCCTGGGGGACCTGACCGGGCACCCCTTTGGCAGCCCAGCAGGCGTGTGCACCGACGCAGCGGGCGGTGTCATTGTGGCGGACCAGCGGCGGCGCCAGGTGACCCTGTTCCCCCAGGCCAGGGCGCCCATCTGCCTGGTTTCCGAGGGGCTGAGGCGGCCCCTGGGTGTGGCCTGTGGGCCCCAGGGCCAGCTGCTGGTGGCAGACGCAGAGGACGGCAACATCAAAGTGTACCAGTCCCACCTGGAGTTGGACTGATACTGTGGGCTTGAGCTGCAGCGCCCCTTTCTGTGCGTGGCGTAGCCCCCTGGGCCCGGACCATGATGGGAGGAATGTTCAGGTTTCCCAGGGTTCTCCTGGCCGTGGGCCTCGCCCTCCTGACCCTGGACATTTGCTGACCATCCTGAGCCCCATCATAGTGGGCCCTGGCCTggcctcctctccttctcctggggaGGATTCAGATTCAGGGGGCAGCCGGAATCAGCTGCCTCCAGCCCCCAGGGTCTAGGAGGCCTGCACTTTGGGGCTAGCAGCTGAAGCCTGGATGTCTCTGGCGTGTTGGGCCAGCCGCCAGCACTTACCCGGGCCCGCTCTCCTTTCAGTGCTCTAGCCCCAGCCTCCTAAtcagagggaggcaggcagggtagGTGTGGCTGGGCtgcgctgggctgggctgggctgggctgggcaggggtGCGGCTCCTCACTGTCCCCCGTTTTCAGAGGTGCCCTAGGTGCTGAGACTCCTGCAGCTTCTCTGGGCCCAGCTAAGGTAAGGGGGGGAGCAGAGGACGGGCCACCTGGAGGCCCCCTGGGGTGACACATGGCTGCGTTACCAGCCTCCATGCTCCGGGCCCATGTGAGACTGTCTGACCTCCTGGAGCTGGACCAAACAGCTCAGGCTTATGGGCAGGGGGAGAGTCCTGGGCAGTGGTCAAGAGCAGGAGAGCCTTCCTGAGAgcacagac carries:
- the NHLRC4 gene encoding NHL-repeat-containing protein 4 gives rise to the protein MPGSRVGPAALPGTRHPAPAPGPPVWTSWASLTSASATAQGRCPALDLPGDPACCRRPQLLGQIPAPAAATGGPRGLHCSPDGLLFLTAGTAPCVHVLDLEGRSICHLPCHVPGAGAFVPEDVAVTAAGLVVVSDLVHGAVRALQHTARAPQGRWVTVGSFSAPRGLAVDAFGRLLVTDYVPGAVHSFTLGPDLAPLAPASLLDLEGPCWVGLAPDGGLAVSEEFGDVRLFGSARQPLGSLGDLTGHPFGSPAGVCTDAAGGVIVADQRRRQVTLFPQARAPICLVSEGLRRPLGVACGPQGQLLVADAEDGNIKVYQSHLELD